One stretch of Plutella xylostella chromosome 15, ilPluXylo3.1, whole genome shotgun sequence DNA includes these proteins:
- the LOC105383827 gene encoding regulating synaptic membrane exocytosis protein 2 isoform X6, translated as MADMPDLSHLTPEERAIIEGVMMRQRQEEQREHEIMRRKQDEVAVLEQTIRTRNEMQRAAGVELAATCHICLKTKFADGVGHSCHYCRVRCCARCGGKVTLRSNKVIWVCILCRKKQELLSKTGQWIHKSGPADAMMWQQMESDLRGLPMPGEATLDKRPKLERAHSAAEKENLPLQRGGSALRRQYSQQEPRCYGELEGLARTHPHLVHPRQKAAYGVEDEPPRSSSDEEAPDCDDDDEYRDRGQLEGCTPLRHPQLRSASVAANNYYNLTNHSAGGYEAEARGGGRSFDSATDCRWRARDDGDGAYLRPYAPDDRTRLERPVYKSAYLWEDSADNRRFTERRKKTVRFDGHEGAATFPRGGRDAGGAPLDWASLRWEQERQTSQDSATKDSGIDTSSTFTSSEDSNRGDCPKFPQSWQVSADGSRMIGHMVLRKTVVEGSSHSSCAILGLKVVGGKLLPDGTRGAIVEKVKKGSIADVEGQLRIGDEVLQWNGVPLQGRGAEDTAAVVADSKHDSHVELVVSRPVVAARPPAQPWRTHKEVYTEVMGGCEKPSVLVTSPGSPDVHSRRRSRRHNHHNASVAGRVQLKIYFDISALQLLVTVVSAAGLSPRPDGSPRCPYAKIFLLPDKSEKSKRRTKTFANTLEPRWNQTFVYCGIRITDIKKRTLEVTVWDLNRYGPNDFLGEVLLDLDSIVMNHEPNWYTLKPHEESISYNSFFQRYREEEADGEHLSPPSTSTSRLSDSDTPSECEMRRHHSLSSLASSSSPPPSSHNHERMEDGARRSRRDVSPSGRARAAGLSRERGGGGGGARSQSAAPGARGPRARSKSPRRSLSPPADSWRYTGEERGGGGGGGGGGEGRLPTHAYAPRFQSRSATATPTTSPKKRQLPQIPPHQGTQRTVRAQVSADLEERKWIAPHHIGATLTYRSTPQGWERHYAGLSDSELAARGGNGGGWAPRRRPSPDQAAGDSDLESVASVTSSAFSTQSERPRPTRMLSNEYGGRENGRGGHQPQPLERRESRRSQFTRSLSNADGPPDEKADGSLSDTALGGNGELEAACDDALLKAEPRDYFGPGMGKKSNSTSQLSATGRKRRLGFGKRGKNSFTVQRSEEVGPGGAGVSRASSASSEHDDDRWSPGLRGSGSSDGGGLSDFIDGLGPGQLVGRQLLGAPTLGDVQLSMCYQKGFLEVEVIRARGLQARQGSRTLPAPYVKVYLVNGKRCVAKAKTTSARRTLDPLYQQTLTFRENFKGCVLQVTVWGDYGRIEGKKVFMGVAQIMLDDLNLSNIVIGWYKLFGTTSL; from the exons ATGGCAGACATGCCGGACCTGTCGCACCTCACGCCCGAGGAGCGCGCCATCATCGAGGGCGTCATGATGCGCCAGCGCCAGGAGGAGCAGCGCGAGCACGAGATCATGAG GCGCAAACAAGACGAGGTGGCGGTACTGGAGCAAACGATTCGCACAAGGAACGAGATGCAGCGCGCGGCGGGCGTGGAGCTGGCGGCCACCTGCCACATCTGCCTCAAGACCAAGTTCGCGGACGGCGTCGGCCACTCGTGCCACTACTGCCGCGTGCGCTGCTGCGCCCGCTGCGGGGGGAAGGTCACACTGCGCTCTAATAAG GTGATATGGGTCTGCATTCTATGCCGCAAGAAGCAGGAGCTGCTGTCGAAGACGGGCCAGTGGATCCACAAGAGCGGGCCGGCGGACGCGATGATGTGGCAGCAGATGGAGTCGGACCTGCGCGGGCTGCCGATGCCGGGCGAGGCCACGCTGGACAAGCGGCCCAAGCTGGAGCGGGCACACAGCGCGGCGGAGAAGGAGAACCTTCCCTTGCAGCGTGGGGGCAGTGCGTTGAGACGGCAGTACAGCCAGCAGGAGCCGCGCTGCTACGGCGAGCTGGAGGGGCTGGCGCGCACGCACCCGCATCTGGTTCACCCGCGGCAGAaggcggcctacggcgtggaGGACGAGCCGCCTCGCTCCTCCTCCGACGAGGAGGCGCCCGACtgcgacgacgacgacgagtACCGCGACCGCG GACAACTAGAGGGCTGCACTCCTCTGAGGCACCCGCAGCTGCGCAGCGCCAGCGTGGCTGCCAacaattattacaatttgacTAATCACTCGGCGGGCGGGTACGAGGCGgaggcgcgcggcggcgggcgcagCTTCGACTCGGCCACGGACTGCCGCTGGCGCGCGCGCGACGACGGCGACGGCGCCTACCTGCGGCCCTACGCGCCCGACGACCGCACCCGGCTCGAGCGACCCGTCTACAAGAGTGCCTATCTATGGGAAGATTCCGCCGACAATAGACGTTTCACCGAGAGGAGAAAAAAAACGGTTCGGTTCGACGGGCACGAGGGCGCGGCCACGTTCCCCCGCGGCGGGCGGGAcgcgggcggcgcgccgcTGGACTGGGCCTCGCTGCGCTGGGAGCAGGAGCGCCAGACCAGCCAGGACTCCGCCACCAAGGACTCCGGCATCGACACCTCCAGCACATTCACCTCCAGCGAAGATTCTAACAGGGGTGATTGCCCTAAG TTTCCGCAGAGCTGGCAGGTGTCGGCGGACGGGTCTCGCATGATCGGGCACATGGTGCTGCGCAAGACCGTGGTGGAGGGCAGCTCGCACTCGTCGTGCGCCATCCTGGGGCTCAAGGTGGTGGGCGGCAAGCTGCTGCCCGACGGGACCAGGGGCGCCATCGTGGAGAAAGTTAAGAAGGGTTCCATAGCCGACGTGGAAGGACAACTTAGGATAG GTGACGAGGTGCTCCAATGGAACGGCGTCCCGCTGCAGGGGCGCGGCGCGGAGGACACGGCGGCGGTGGTGGCGGACAGCAAGCACGACTCGCACGTCGAGCTGGTGGTGAGCCGGCCCGTGGTGgccgcgcgcccgcccgcgcAGCCGTGGCGGACGCATAAAG AAGTATACACGGAAGTGATGGGGGGATGCGAAAAGCCGAGCGTGCTAGTGACGTCACCGGGCTCCCCCGACGTGCACTCCAGGCGACGCAGCAGAAGACACAACCATCACAACGCCAGCGTCGCCGGAAGAGTACAG CTAAAGATCTACTTCGACATCAGCGCACTCCAACTACTAGTGACGGTGGTGTCGGCGGCCGGCCTCAGTCCGCGGCCGGACGGGTCCCCGCGGTGTCCGTACGCAAAGATCTTCCTTCTACCGGACAAGAGCGAGAAAAGCAAACGCAGGACCAAGACTTTCGCTAACACCCTGGAGCCACGGTGGAACCAGACGTTTGTGTATTGCGGGATTCGTATCACGGATATCAAGAAACGGACTTTAGAA GTAACAGTGTGGGATTTGAACCGTTATGGCCCAAACGATTTTCTCGGTGAAGTGCTCTTAGATCTGGACAGTATAGTGATGAATCATGAACCCAACTGGTACACGCTGAAGCCTCACGAAGAATCCATAAGTTATAAC TCGTTCTTCCAGAGATACAGAGAGGAAGAAGCAGATGGCGAACACCTGTCACCGCCGTCGACGTCGACGTCGCGCCTGTCGGACTCCGACACGCCCAGCGAGTGCGAGATGCGGCGGCACCACTCGCTGTCCAGCCTGGCTTCTAGCTCCAGCCCGCCGCCGTCGTCGCACAACCACGAG CGCATGGAGGACGGGGCGCGGCGCAGCCGTCGCGACGTGTCGCCGTCGgggcgcgcgcgggcggcCGGCCTGAGTCGCGAGCGG ggcggcggcggcggcggcgcgcgctcgcAGTCGGCCGCGCCCGGCGCCCGCGGCCCGCGCGCCCGCAGCAAGTCTCCGCGCCGCTCCCTGTCCCCGCCGGCCGACTCCTGGCGCTACACAG GCGAGgagcgcgggggcggcggcgggggcgggggcgggggcgagggGCGGCTGCCCACGCACGCGTACGCGCCGCGCTTCCAGTCGCGCTCCGCCACCGCCACGCCCACCACCAGCCCCAAGAAGAGGCAGCTGCCGCAGATACCGCCGCACCAG GGCACGCAGCGGACAGTCCGGGCGCAGGTGTCGGCGGACCTAGAAGAACGTAAGTGGATCGCGCCGCACCACATTGGCGCAACACTCACCTACCGCAGCACGCCACAAG GCTGGGAGCGTCACTACGCCGGCTTATCCGACTCTGAGCtagcggcgcgcggcggcaaCGGCGGCGGCTGGGCGCCCCGGAGGCGACCCTCCCCGGACCAGGCGGCCGGAGACTCAGACCTCGAGTCCGTGGCCTCGGTCACGTCTAGCGCATTCAGCACGCAGTCCGAGCGGCCAAGACCGACCAGGATGCTCAG CAACGAGTACGGAGGACGAGAGAACGGGCGCGGCGGCCACCAGCCGCAGCCGCTGGAGCGCCGCGAGTCCCGCCGCTCGCAGTTCACGCGCAGCCTCAGCAACGCAGACGGACCGCCCGACGAAAAAGCTG ACGGCAGCCTGAGCGACACGGCGCTGGGCGGCAACGGCGAGCTGGAGGCGGCGTGCGACGACGCGCTGCTCAAGGCCGAGCCGCGGGACTACTTCGGCCCCGGCATGGGCAAGAAGAGCAACTCCACCTCGCAGCTCTCCGCCACAG GACGGAAACGGAGATTAGGTTTCGGTAAACGCGGCAAAAATTCGTTCACGGTGCAACGCAGCGAGGAGGTGGGCCccgggggcgcgggggtgTCCCGCGCCTCGTCCGCCTCCAGCGAGCACGACGACGACAG ATGGTCGCCGGGTCTACGCGGCTCTGGTTCGTCGGACGGCGGCGGTCTTTCCGACTTCATCGATGGACTCGGGCCGGGCCAGCTGGTGGGCAGACAACTGCTGGGCGCGCCCACGCTCGGGGACGTGCAACTCTCCATGTGCTACCAGAAGGGATTCCTTGAG GTGGAGGTGATCCGCGCGCGCGGGCTCCAAGCGCGGCAAGGCAGCCGCACGCTGCCGGCGCCCTACGTCAAGGTGTACCTGGTCAACGGCAAGCGCTGCGTGGCCAAGGCCAAGACCACTAGCGCGCGCCGCACGCTCGACCCACTGTACCAGCAGACCTTGACCTTCAGGGAGAACTTCAAGGGATGCGTATTGCAA GTGACAGTGTGGGGCGACTACGGGCGCATCGAGGGCAAGAAGGTGTTCATGGGCGTGGCCCAGATCATGCTGGACGACCTCAACCTCTCCAACATCGTCATCGGATGGTACAAGCTTTTTGGAACCACTTCTTTG TAA
- the LOC105383827 gene encoding regulating synaptic membrane exocytosis protein 2 isoform X5 has translation MADMPDLSHLTPEERAIIEGVMMRQRQEEQREHEIMRRKQDEVAVLEQTIRTRNEMQRAAGVELAATCHICLKTKFADGVGHSCHYCRVRCCARCGGKVTLRSNKVIWVCILCRKKQELLSKTGQWIHKSGPADAMMWQQMESDLRGLPMPGEATLDKRPKLERAHSAAEKENLPLQRGGSALRRQYSQQEPRCYGELEGLARTHPHLVHPRQKAAYGVEDEPPRSSSDEEAPDCDDDDEYRDRGQLEGCTPLRHPQLRSASVAANNYYNLTNHSAGGYEAEARGGGRSFDSATDCRWRARDDGDGAYLRPYAPDDRTRLERPVYKSAYLWEDSADNRRFTERRKKTVRFDGHEGAATFPRGGRDAGGAPLDWASLRWEQERQTSQDSATKDSGIDTSSTFTSSEDSNRGDCPKFPQSWQVSADGSRMIGHMVLRKTVVEGSSHSSCAILGLKVVGGKLLPDGTRGAIVEKVKKGSIADVEGQLRIGDEVLQWNGVPLQGRGAEDTAAVVADSKHDSHVELVVSRPVVAARPPAQPWRTHKEVYTEVMGGCEKPSVLVTSPGSPDVHSRRRSRRHNHHNASVAGRVQLKIYFDISALQLLVTVVSAAGLSPRPDGSPRCPYAKIFLLPDKSEKSKRRTKTFANTLEPRWNQTFVYCGIRITDIKKRTLEVTVWDLNRYGPNDFLGEVLLDLDSIVMNHEPNWYTLKPHEESISYNSFFQRYREEEADGEHLSPPSTSTSRLSDSDTPSECEMRRHHSLSSLASSSSPPPSSHNHERMEDGARRSRRDVSPSGRARAAGLSRERVSTARARCDVRGGEHWLTCACVQGGGGGGARSQSAAPGARGPRARSKSPRRSLSPPADSWRYTGEERGGGGGGGGGGEGRLPTHAYAPRFQSRSATATPTTSPKKRQLPQIPPHQGTQRTVRAQVSADLEERWERHYAGLSDSELAARGGNGGGWAPRRRPSPDQAAGDSDLESVASVTSSAFSTQSERPRPTRMLSNEYGGRENGRGGHQPQPLERRESRRSQFTRSLSNADGPPDEKADGSLSDTALGGNGELEAACDDALLKAEPRDYFGPGMGKKSNSTSQLSATGRKRRLGFGKRGKNSFTVQRSEEVGPGGAGVSRASSASSEHDDDRWSPGLRGSGSSDGGGLSDFIDGLGPGQLVGRQLLGAPTLGDVQLSMCYQKGFLEVEVIRARGLQARQGSRTLPAPYVKVYLVNGKRCVAKAKTTSARRTLDPLYQQTLTFRENFKGCVLQVTVWGDYGRIEGKKVFMGVAQIMLDDLNLSNIVIGWYKLFGTTSL, from the exons ATGGCAGACATGCCGGACCTGTCGCACCTCACGCCCGAGGAGCGCGCCATCATCGAGGGCGTCATGATGCGCCAGCGCCAGGAGGAGCAGCGCGAGCACGAGATCATGAG GCGCAAACAAGACGAGGTGGCGGTACTGGAGCAAACGATTCGCACAAGGAACGAGATGCAGCGCGCGGCGGGCGTGGAGCTGGCGGCCACCTGCCACATCTGCCTCAAGACCAAGTTCGCGGACGGCGTCGGCCACTCGTGCCACTACTGCCGCGTGCGCTGCTGCGCCCGCTGCGGGGGGAAGGTCACACTGCGCTCTAATAAG GTGATATGGGTCTGCATTCTATGCCGCAAGAAGCAGGAGCTGCTGTCGAAGACGGGCCAGTGGATCCACAAGAGCGGGCCGGCGGACGCGATGATGTGGCAGCAGATGGAGTCGGACCTGCGCGGGCTGCCGATGCCGGGCGAGGCCACGCTGGACAAGCGGCCCAAGCTGGAGCGGGCACACAGCGCGGCGGAGAAGGAGAACCTTCCCTTGCAGCGTGGGGGCAGTGCGTTGAGACGGCAGTACAGCCAGCAGGAGCCGCGCTGCTACGGCGAGCTGGAGGGGCTGGCGCGCACGCACCCGCATCTGGTTCACCCGCGGCAGAaggcggcctacggcgtggaGGACGAGCCGCCTCGCTCCTCCTCCGACGAGGAGGCGCCCGACtgcgacgacgacgacgagtACCGCGACCGCG GACAACTAGAGGGCTGCACTCCTCTGAGGCACCCGCAGCTGCGCAGCGCCAGCGTGGCTGCCAacaattattacaatttgacTAATCACTCGGCGGGCGGGTACGAGGCGgaggcgcgcggcggcgggcgcagCTTCGACTCGGCCACGGACTGCCGCTGGCGCGCGCGCGACGACGGCGACGGCGCCTACCTGCGGCCCTACGCGCCCGACGACCGCACCCGGCTCGAGCGACCCGTCTACAAGAGTGCCTATCTATGGGAAGATTCCGCCGACAATAGACGTTTCACCGAGAGGAGAAAAAAAACGGTTCGGTTCGACGGGCACGAGGGCGCGGCCACGTTCCCCCGCGGCGGGCGGGAcgcgggcggcgcgccgcTGGACTGGGCCTCGCTGCGCTGGGAGCAGGAGCGCCAGACCAGCCAGGACTCCGCCACCAAGGACTCCGGCATCGACACCTCCAGCACATTCACCTCCAGCGAAGATTCTAACAGGGGTGATTGCCCTAAG TTTCCGCAGAGCTGGCAGGTGTCGGCGGACGGGTCTCGCATGATCGGGCACATGGTGCTGCGCAAGACCGTGGTGGAGGGCAGCTCGCACTCGTCGTGCGCCATCCTGGGGCTCAAGGTGGTGGGCGGCAAGCTGCTGCCCGACGGGACCAGGGGCGCCATCGTGGAGAAAGTTAAGAAGGGTTCCATAGCCGACGTGGAAGGACAACTTAGGATAG GTGACGAGGTGCTCCAATGGAACGGCGTCCCGCTGCAGGGGCGCGGCGCGGAGGACACGGCGGCGGTGGTGGCGGACAGCAAGCACGACTCGCACGTCGAGCTGGTGGTGAGCCGGCCCGTGGTGgccgcgcgcccgcccgcgcAGCCGTGGCGGACGCATAAAG AAGTATACACGGAAGTGATGGGGGGATGCGAAAAGCCGAGCGTGCTAGTGACGTCACCGGGCTCCCCCGACGTGCACTCCAGGCGACGCAGCAGAAGACACAACCATCACAACGCCAGCGTCGCCGGAAGAGTACAG CTAAAGATCTACTTCGACATCAGCGCACTCCAACTACTAGTGACGGTGGTGTCGGCGGCCGGCCTCAGTCCGCGGCCGGACGGGTCCCCGCGGTGTCCGTACGCAAAGATCTTCCTTCTACCGGACAAGAGCGAGAAAAGCAAACGCAGGACCAAGACTTTCGCTAACACCCTGGAGCCACGGTGGAACCAGACGTTTGTGTATTGCGGGATTCGTATCACGGATATCAAGAAACGGACTTTAGAA GTAACAGTGTGGGATTTGAACCGTTATGGCCCAAACGATTTTCTCGGTGAAGTGCTCTTAGATCTGGACAGTATAGTGATGAATCATGAACCCAACTGGTACACGCTGAAGCCTCACGAAGAATCCATAAGTTATAAC TCGTTCTTCCAGAGATACAGAGAGGAAGAAGCAGATGGCGAACACCTGTCACCGCCGTCGACGTCGACGTCGCGCCTGTCGGACTCCGACACGCCCAGCGAGTGCGAGATGCGGCGGCACCACTCGCTGTCCAGCCTGGCTTCTAGCTCCAGCCCGCCGCCGTCGTCGCACAACCACGAG CGCATGGAGGACGGGGCGCGGCGCAGCCGTCGCGACGTGTCGCCGTCGgggcgcgcgcgggcggcCGGCCTGAGTCGCGAGCGGGTGAGCACCGCGCGAGCTCGCTGCGATGTGCGAGGTGGTGAGCACTGGCTGACGTGTGCTTGTGTgcagggcggcggcggcggcggcgcgcgctcgcAGTCGGCCGCGCCCGGCGCCCGCGGCCCGCGCGCCCGCAGCAAGTCTCCGCGCCGCTCCCTGTCCCCGCCGGCCGACTCCTGGCGCTACACAG GCGAGgagcgcgggggcggcggcgggggcgggggcgggggcgagggGCGGCTGCCCACGCACGCGTACGCGCCGCGCTTCCAGTCGCGCTCCGCCACCGCCACGCCCACCACCAGCCCCAAGAAGAGGCAGCTGCCGCAGATACCGCCGCACCAG GGCACGCAGCGGACAGTCCGGGCGCAGGTGTCGGCGGACCTAGAAGAAC GCTGGGAGCGTCACTACGCCGGCTTATCCGACTCTGAGCtagcggcgcgcggcggcaaCGGCGGCGGCTGGGCGCCCCGGAGGCGACCCTCCCCGGACCAGGCGGCCGGAGACTCAGACCTCGAGTCCGTGGCCTCGGTCACGTCTAGCGCATTCAGCACGCAGTCCGAGCGGCCAAGACCGACCAGGATGCTCAG CAACGAGTACGGAGGACGAGAGAACGGGCGCGGCGGCCACCAGCCGCAGCCGCTGGAGCGCCGCGAGTCCCGCCGCTCGCAGTTCACGCGCAGCCTCAGCAACGCAGACGGACCGCCCGACGAAAAAGCTG ACGGCAGCCTGAGCGACACGGCGCTGGGCGGCAACGGCGAGCTGGAGGCGGCGTGCGACGACGCGCTGCTCAAGGCCGAGCCGCGGGACTACTTCGGCCCCGGCATGGGCAAGAAGAGCAACTCCACCTCGCAGCTCTCCGCCACAG GACGGAAACGGAGATTAGGTTTCGGTAAACGCGGCAAAAATTCGTTCACGGTGCAACGCAGCGAGGAGGTGGGCCccgggggcgcgggggtgTCCCGCGCCTCGTCCGCCTCCAGCGAGCACGACGACGACAG ATGGTCGCCGGGTCTACGCGGCTCTGGTTCGTCGGACGGCGGCGGTCTTTCCGACTTCATCGATGGACTCGGGCCGGGCCAGCTGGTGGGCAGACAACTGCTGGGCGCGCCCACGCTCGGGGACGTGCAACTCTCCATGTGCTACCAGAAGGGATTCCTTGAG GTGGAGGTGATCCGCGCGCGCGGGCTCCAAGCGCGGCAAGGCAGCCGCACGCTGCCGGCGCCCTACGTCAAGGTGTACCTGGTCAACGGCAAGCGCTGCGTGGCCAAGGCCAAGACCACTAGCGCGCGCCGCACGCTCGACCCACTGTACCAGCAGACCTTGACCTTCAGGGAGAACTTCAAGGGATGCGTATTGCAA GTGACAGTGTGGGGCGACTACGGGCGCATCGAGGGCAAGAAGGTGTTCATGGGCGTGGCCCAGATCATGCTGGACGACCTCAACCTCTCCAACATCGTCATCGGATGGTACAAGCTTTTTGGAACCACTTCTTTG TAA